In the Sebastes fasciatus isolate fSebFas1 chromosome 12, fSebFas1.pri, whole genome shotgun sequence genome, TTCTTCACTCAGCTTTTGCGTTAAGACCACTTTTGAAGTGCATCTCGGATGACTCATCTCTGTAGGATATTGTATTTCGGCAATTTTCGACTCTCGGctcttcaaatgtatttatcttCCATGATAATTAATAATCCATTCTATGCAGCCAGTGCTTTGTAAAGGTGATTGAATAACAATTTATTATGTTTGCCGTCTTAGATTTTCCAAAAATCCTAACTCGTTGTCCAATTCTTTTTTTGACAGTTTGAGGTGGGCTGGCTGCAGCGATGTCCAGATCCACAAAATCCGCCTCGAGGTCTCGGAGCCGCTCGAGGACCCGGAGCCGCTCGAGGTCCCGGTCAAGATCCCGCTCCACCTCTCGCTCAAGAAGTCGCTCCCGATCCCGGTCCAGGAAGCGTCACCACCGGTAGAGTCACATTTTGTGAACACTATTGGCTGTATTGTGTTTCTGTGGTCAAGATCAACTGGGCTTTGTTTGATTGTTGAAGATGCCTCTGTGTTGCCAGACCAGACTTATATAAAATAAGGTTTGATATGCAGTTGTGGAAGAAATACTCAGAACCTTTattcaagtaaaagtagtaataccacagtgtagaaatactctgttataagtaaaagtcctgcaatcaaaatcttacttgagtaaaagtacaatatgccccatgtcagaaaaatatatatattggattataattattgatgcatcattgtatacatcacattaatattgcagctggttaTGGTGTGGCAAATTTGAAATGCTTAACTGCTGGGAAGCTTAATCTACATTATTATATCAAAATGTATTAgttgattcagattattaatacaaaatataaatctgtaaaGAAACTAAAGATGTCAGATAAAtgcagtgcagtaaaaagtacaatatttccctctgagatggagtagaagtatacagTAGCAGAAAAtcaaaatactcaagtacagtacttgagtaaatatacttagttacaaTATATCGCTGATAGTATGTATTAATGAAGATTGCCTCGACCCATCTGACGCTTAAAGTATGAATGACtgatgaagaaaagaaaaaactataGCAGCAGGTGCAGCACTGCTGCATCGTTCTGCACAGAGATCAGGATTTATCATCTTATGTTTCCTGTTAAGCTCCATTTCCACTCAAATTCTATCTAGTAAATCTTATCTCACAGGACTGACTGCGAGTTAAGATTGTGCATTGTGCTGGTGGTGCAATTTGATGTGTAAAAAAATACGCAGTTCGTTTAGTTGTGACGGTGGGAATGTCAACAAGCAGATCTGTGTTCTGTTATATGAATCAGCGTTTCCTGTTAGCTACATATGTGCTGATTTCCATCTGCAGGACCATGTCTTGTCCTGGACTTTATTACTTTGGTTCTCATGAACTCTGGAAAACTGGTGCAGCGTATTAATGGATTTGGGTCGGACTCAAACTCTGGAGTCGGCTTCTGTATGAAGAGGAAATTGATGTTTGAGAAGGAGTTCGGCTGCCGGTTTGTGAGTTTACTCAAGTTAGAGTGATTATTATTGCAGTTTGCATTTTGTGggaaaacattttcatattagGCGACCTCAGTGGCATATGAAAATGTTGTGTCGAGCGTTTAATCAAGAGGGCAGCATTTGATGTTGGCTGGTGTGCTTAAATAGATCGGCCCTGGTTGTGGGGTTATCTGCTTGCTGTGATGTGCATTTGGAAGAAAAAGGGAGGCTTCACTCTGATGCCTAAGCTGCTGTTTCTGGCAAAATGATTGTGGTGTGGCAATAAAGTGGCAGGGCGGCTCAGTTCCTGGCAGTGCCGCAGCAGCACATATTAAACCAGCATAAAGAAAAGACATGGAAGGAATCTAATGGTTTACTCTTATACTCTGCCCACCTTGCACATGTGCAAATGGGTTTGTGGTCACACTGGAACTGTGTAAGCCTGAatgcacacatttgcataagtTGTATATAAACACAGATTTAAATACCAAAACCAAAAAATACTCTCACGGTATATTTCTCCACATCCTCCGGGTAAAACACCTTCACAACCCCTCCCCTCACTGTCCGCATATCTTGCTTTAATCACCACCAGTAGTTAAATGGGCCACAGATGCAGCAAAACACTCACACTCACTTTGGACTTTTCGTCAGTGACTTTATCTTATGTTAATTAAAAGAAGCTATAGTGTAGCTTAAACATTACGACTACATTAAGATGTCGACATCTGCAGCATTTTGGTGGAACAGTCAGAATAGTAAAAAATGCTTCACTAAACTGGTTGAACAGGCAGAATAGCCGGCAAGCATAGAGTCAAAGGATTGGAGtagaagtgtgttttttttcccctcacatGGTCCATGTGACTCTCTGCTCCTTCGGAGTTGGCCAGAGGAGATGTAGGATCTGTAGCTCGCACTGTGAGTGTGCAGCGCTGCTCAGTGCGCTGCTTTCTTTACTCACTCTGTATTCCAATGCAAAAAGACACTAGGTGAGTCTTTTTTATATTGCCTTAGCATGTCTTTGCATGTAGCGTGTCACTGCTTTGCTCTGTCCATTTAGAGGGATTGTTCTGCACTATATTGTAGGCGTATCACATTTCAGTAGGTCTTTATATTATATTGCAATAGGGAAGCTGGCTGAGCCgctactttttatttattgtcgGTTGAAGAAAAGTCGCTTAAGATGTAGAGGGAATGAAACAGAATTAGTTTGATGTCTTACAGTAGATTTGCCACATTCATAATCTCAAAGATGTCCGTGGAAAGTTGTGGCTGTTGTGTTGACatgcgtttaaaaaaaaagcatgttggATTGATTAAATCACTGAAGCGAACATGCTGTCTCACGGTTATACTCTTAAGGCTTGTGTTTAAGGTTCAGGCTGTTTATCAGAAGTGCAGCAGAGCCACCATGTGGCCTAGTCCGGCCCTGCAGCCTGGCTCTGCACCACACTGATATCTCTGTGCTCCTCTTGTGGGCTCCCTACATACTGACATGTGTTTTGTCAATTCCAAATGATAAATGTGTGCCGGATGCAACTGCAcgtctatatctatatatatatcatgtgtTTTATGGTAGTGTGATATGTATGTCTTCTCCATATGTTAGGCTAATGGTTAGGCTGACATGGTTGTTATGTCTGGAGTCTGTTTGAACAGACTGGTTTAAGTACTGCTGAGGTTTTACTGCCCCAAAGATTTGTTTGAACAGTTTGTGTTCCTGTATACTATTACTGGTGTTATCATCGCCTATTTAGCCAGAGTAGCATTCAGTGTTCTTTTTCCCTTTATTGTAAGAACAGCAAACAAAGATTGTTTTAAATACTGACCAGGTTGTACTACATTGTGTGACGTCAATGGGCTGTATGATCACATACACAGCAGGCGTGTTTGTatgcatctgtctgtctgctcagaAAATGACTGCATCAAAGAGATGTTACagcaacagtgtgtaacatttcgggggcatctattggcagaaatggaatataatattatataatatatgtataatcacctgaaaataagaatggttgttgtgttttcgttagcttagaatgagcccttcatatctacatagggagcgggtcctcttcacggagtccgccatgttgctccaccatgtttctacagtagcctagaacggacaaaccaaacactgactctagagagagcctttcatgtttttacgttacctgaagtcACCATAGTTCTTtgacgtgagctgcagagtgcaaaaccgtggtactgctaaccgccgtctgacttccattgctcctaaagtagtgttattatggtatggatggcctcagAGTGAGGCGAGCGGTGTTAACACGGTTTTGCAATCAGTGGCTCACGTTACGGGGTattaagttggttgcaatctgcaaccacgccactagatgccgccaaatcctacacactgtacctttaagtgttAAGTGTAGAGGCTGTGAGTTACAGTTTCAGGTTCGATTGCTTTAGATTCCACAGAAaccttaaacattttttttttctagtttataCATATTATTCTTTGGAAATTAAGCAACATCTCTGTGCTTTCTTTCACAGCTCTAGGTCTCGGTCATGGTCAAGATCTCATTCTCCATCTCACAACCGGGAGAAGAAATATACGAGGGAATACCAGAACGGTCGCGAGTTCCGGGGCTACCACCGCGGCTTCCGGAGGCCGTACAACTTCAGGGGCCGAGGGCGGGGCTACTTCCCACGCGGACGCTACCAGCGCGGTGGTAGGGGTCGTggctacaacaacaacaataacaacaacaacaatttcCGCCCCAACTGGAAGAATTACAAGCAGTACCCTCAAAAACAGCAaggactgcagcagcagcagcagcagcagcagcagcaaaaccaTTCACGAGGACGCTCTCACAACCCCCAGCAAAGCTCAGGAAGCCCCACTCGTGGTCACTCTCACCACTCTGATCGATCCTCCTCGCCATTATCTAGACACTCGCAgcattcttcctcttcctcacactcctcctctcccAAATGGAAGCCGGCCTTGTTGCTGACTAACCCGAACTCCAAAGATGTGAAAGATGAGCTCTCTGCCTCCAAGGAGGTCCAAAAGGGAGAAGGGGGAGATGAGGAGCCAGTGGAGCTTGTCGTGGCGTTGGCAAAAGACGCTAAAGAAGGCGCATGCGGTGGGAAAACCGAGGGGAACTGGCAGGGCCTGACAGACTGCAGCAGTCCAAAGAGAACGAGTCCTCTGGCGAGCTCTGCTGTTATTGTTGTTCAGAACAGCCAAACTACCAACCAGTCTAGTCCTTCCCCTAAAGTCACAAATGACACCAGCAACGGCGCCCCCTCCTGGAAGATGACGTGTAGTACAACCTCGACAAAAAAACCCTCACATGAAGGTCTAAATCCAATGCTCTCCAGCTTTGACTTCTTCTCCAACGAGGAATACCCGGAGGAAGATAAAACGGCGATCTCCGTTGCCTTCAGACAGTAAGACTGATTTTACTCTTCTATTCTCAAACTGTTTTATCAAACTATGCAAGCTTTATAGATGTACAGATAAAtgccagtggtggaatgtaactaagtacatttactcaaggactgtacttaaatacaattttgacatacttgaactttacttgagtatttccattttctgttactttatacttctactccactacatttcacagagaaatattgtactttttactctaaTACATTAAATTGACACTTacttttcacataaaaaaacacatattctTATAATAAGATGCAGCACTATTCTTCAaatctacccagtagtacaCAAAGTATCTACAATTGTCTCCACATTGAGgaaatacaacattaaaatgttctttCCTATTTGGAAGtgacaaaaacagaataaaataatattctataaaaaaaatataacactgtgaaagtacatttacttttgatactttaagtacattttactgataatatTCTTTTCCTTaggtaacattttgaatttgagacttttacttgtaatggagtattttcataCTGTGGTATTTCaagttttacttaagtaaagtatctgaatacttcttccaccactgataaaTGCATTCACATGCCTTCTTTAGACGTCAGTTATATTATCTAAAATATAATTTAGGGATATAGGGGAATTCAAAATATTTGCCTTGTCAAACAGTAGTTTTTAATTGAAATTCCTTATgcttttatgtctttatttccATGGATAAAATACTTCTGATACAATTTTTTCACcgttgtttttgaaaatcttaTCCGATAATCAATTAGGATAATTTTTGTTTCAGTTGCATGACCAGTTAGATGCAGCTCTTTATctctttgtcattgtttaggtttttggaggagcgaaataaaAAAGCTAAAGCTCGGGAAAATGGCAAGAGCACAGAAGCAAATGATGTGGATGTGGAACAAGGAAAAGTGAATGGCAAAGCATCCGCGAATATCTCTGACTCAGTGTCAAGAAAGCACAAAGAGGACACTGATGGTGATGTGTCTCTGAACAGCTTCTTGAAAGCTTCTCCTTTTCTGTCTGCTgacggggaggaagaggaagagacgaTCATCAAGCCTCATTCAAAGTCGCTTCACAAAGACTGGCACAATGGGGACAAGTCCTCTAAGCCAAAGATCAAGGTCACTCACTCAGCCCGGGAAATGTTTGATGAATGCTTTGGCAAATGGCAGAATGTGGCCTATTCACAGGGAGCTGACAGTGACCTTGACGCCGTGGCAGAGGACATGTATCTCAGTCGAAAGCAAGATAAAGCAGCGGCCGTCGCTGCTGCCCTCGCCAAGAGGGAGTTAGTAGGAAAATGTGAGGAACTGTCCCCAGACATGGGTGGCAAAGCCAGGAAGATGGCAAAATCTCCCTCCATCCCGTCCCCAGCACCACCACCAAGGAGGAACTCTGAAAAAGAGCTCAGGGGAGAGGACTCGCCTTTCATGTCCTcaagaaaacaggaaacaaaattAAATGTCAGAATGGATTTCCTTGGAGATAGCCTGATGAGGTGAGCATCATATAATGATTTCTGGTATCATGCTGCGTGTTTCCTCAGCGAGTCATACGTCATAATATCTGTACACCCAGCTGGAGATTTTGCAACAGTAGCTAATAGTAAACTGATATACTGATTtcttaaagaaacagtgtgtagtatttagggggatctattggcagaaatggaatataatattaataaatatgtttatgtttgttttcatcgttgataccttagaatgagccgtttatatcgaCATATACGGAGCGTgttctcttcacggagctggcccgccatgtttctacagtagc is a window encoding:
- the thrap3a gene encoding uncharacterized protein thrap3a isoform X2, with translation MQKDTSSRSRSWSRSHSPSHNREKKYTREYQNGREFRGYHRGFRRPYNFRGRGRGYFPRGRYQRGGRGRGYNNNNNNNNNFRPNWKNYKQYPQKQQGLQQQQQQQQQQNHSRGRSHNPQQSSGSPTRGHSHHSDRSSSPLSRHSQHSSSSSHSSSPKWKPALLLTNPNSKDVKDELSASKEVQKGEGGDEEPVELVVALAKDAKEGACGGKTEGNWQGLTDCSSPKRTSPLASSAVIVVQNSQTTNQSSPSPKVTNDTSNGAPSWKMTCSTTSTKKPSHEGLNPMLSSFDFFSNEEYPEEDKTAISVAFRQFLEERNKKAKARENGKSTEANDVDVEQGKVNGKASANISDSVSRKHKEDTDGDVSLNSFLKASPFLSADGEEEEETIIKPHSKSLHKDWHNGDKSSKPKIKVTHSAREMFDECFGKWQNVAYSQGADSDLDAVAEDMYLSRKQDKAAAVAAALAKRELVGKCEELSPDMGGKARKMAKSPSIPSPAPPPRRNSEKELRGEDSPFMSSRKQETKLNVRMDFLGDSLMSSSDILAEERQLSQDLVQASKKDQEFRSIFQHVQTAQSQRSPSELFAQHIVTIVHHIKAQHFPSSEMTLNERFTVYQRRAAEKEIMKPRKSPEIHRRIDVSPRAFKKHSQLFEAVKSSEDGTYKDAGEKMKGDPMDLRLDIERRKKYPTHDSDYIQDRGGAVGDSPDSSTERSVEKFSKCRERSKKNKKKRSRSSSSSSSSSSKSQKEDLPHGKSDPKDKAFNRTRLGQAESPAPVERGGPRGGFQVRIRGRSWNRGNYQGNSSQSNTTANMANMAEQPKNEDWDPEFTPKSRKYYLHDDREREAECKWVDNRGRGRGSASRGRARFIIRKATGGPNTNSPKWAHDKFQINGEQGEAQEEETEQDHKEGEIEGENT
- the thrap3a gene encoding uncharacterized protein thrap3a isoform X1, whose product is MSRSTKSASRSRSRSRTRSRSRSRSRSRSTSRSRSRSRSRSRKRHHRSRSRSWSRSHSPSHNREKKYTREYQNGREFRGYHRGFRRPYNFRGRGRGYFPRGRYQRGGRGRGYNNNNNNNNNFRPNWKNYKQYPQKQQGLQQQQQQQQQQNHSRGRSHNPQQSSGSPTRGHSHHSDRSSSPLSRHSQHSSSSSHSSSPKWKPALLLTNPNSKDVKDELSASKEVQKGEGGDEEPVELVVALAKDAKEGACGGKTEGNWQGLTDCSSPKRTSPLASSAVIVVQNSQTTNQSSPSPKVTNDTSNGAPSWKMTCSTTSTKKPSHEGLNPMLSSFDFFSNEEYPEEDKTAISVAFRQFLEERNKKAKARENGKSTEANDVDVEQGKVNGKASANISDSVSRKHKEDTDGDVSLNSFLKASPFLSADGEEEEETIIKPHSKSLHKDWHNGDKSSKPKIKVTHSAREMFDECFGKWQNVAYSQGADSDLDAVAEDMYLSRKQDKAAAVAAALAKRELVGKCEELSPDMGGKARKMAKSPSIPSPAPPPRRNSEKELRGEDSPFMSSRKQETKLNVRMDFLGDSLMSSSDILAEERQLSQDLVQASKKDQEFRSIFQHVQTAQSQRSPSELFAQHIVTIVHHIKAQHFPSSEMTLNERFTVYQRRAAEKEIMKPRKSPEIHRRIDVSPRAFKKHSQLFEAVKSSEDGTYKDAGEKMKGDPMDLRLDIERRKKYPTHDSDYIQDRGGAVGDSPDSSTERSVEKFSKCRERSKKNKKKRSRSSSSSSSSSSKSQKEDLPHGKSDPKDKAFNRTRLGQAESPAPVERGGPRGGFQVRIRGRSWNRGNYQGNSSQSNTTANMANMAEQPKNEDWDPEFTPKSRKYYLHDDREREAECKWVDNRGRGRGSASRGRARFIIRKATGGPNTNSPKWAHDKFQINGEQGEAQEEETEQDHKEGEIEGENT